A single genomic interval of Macadamia integrifolia cultivar HAES 741 chromosome 6, SCU_Mint_v3, whole genome shotgun sequence harbors:
- the LOC122081627 gene encoding calcium-binding protein CML42-like — MAEAKAGSLSRPSPSFRLKTACLNCIRLRRIFDIFDKNGDGMISVEELSQALDLLGLETDPKEIESIIRSYIRPGNTGLAFEDFDALHKSLDDTFFGHKDGNNNCKDETTCDCGGEIAETSVQEEADLTEAFKVFDEDGDGFISAMDLQVVLRKLGMPEGRDIGRVERMILSVDRNQDGLVDFLEFKDMMHSVMIRSS; from the coding sequence ATGGCGGAGGCAAAGGCAGGAAGCCTAAGCCGCCCGTCACCCTCATTCCGGCTAAAGACAGCATGTCTCAACTGCATCCGCCTGCGACGAATCTTCGATATATTCGACAAGAACGGTGATGGCATGATCTCTGTGGAAGAACTAAGCCAAGCCCTCGACCTACTCGGCTTGGAAACAGATCCTAAGGAGATTGAATCCATAATTCGCTCCTACATAAGGCCTGGCAACACCGGCCTCGCCTTTGAAGACTTCGATGCCTTACACAAGTCTCTCGATGACACCTTCTTTGGCCACAAAGATGGCAACAACAACTGCAAAGACGAGACTACGTGTGATTGTGGTGGTGAGATTGCGGAAACGTCTGTGCAGGAGGAGGCCGATCTGACGGAGGCTTTCAAGGTGTTTGATGAGGATGGTGATGGGTTTATTTCGGCCATGGACTTGCAGGTTGTATTGAGAAAGCTTGGGATGCCTGAGGGTAGAGATATTGGTCGAGTTGAACGTATGATCCTTTCTGTTGATCGTAACCAAGATGGTCTTGTTGATTTCCTTGAATTCAAGGATATGATGCATAGTGTCATGATTCGTAGCTCTTGA
- the LOC122082755 gene encoding probable peroxygenase 4 has product MASSSVALSSDYDSGSQGVDDGELTPLEKHAAFFDRDKDGFIYPWETYQGFRAIGAGISMSTVASIFINVTLSAKTRSGKFSPLFPIEVKNIKKAKHKSDSGVYDTEGRFVPEKFEEIFSKHAHTNPNALTSKELSEMLKDNRDPQDKKGWFASKVEWHILYHLCSDKDGFLYKDTIRGVYDGSLFEKMARDRASAHKKE; this is encoded by the exons ATGGCTTCCTCCTCTGTTGCACTCTCCAGTGATTATGATTCTGGTAGTCAGG GGGTTGACGACGGAGAACTGACCCCTCTGGAGAAGCATGCGGCTTTCTTTGACAGGGACAAAGACGGGTTTATCTACCCTTGGGAAACCTACCAAG GGTTCCGTGCAATTGGTGCTGGGATTTCTATGTCCACCGTGGCCTCTATCTTCATTAATGTCACCCTCAGTGCTAAAACTCGTTCT GGAaaattttctcctctcttcccaATTGAGGTAAAGAACATAAAAAAAGCCAAACATAAGAGTGACAGTGGTGTCTATGATACAGAAGGAAG GTTTGTACCAGAGAAGTTTGAGGAGATCTTTAGTAAACATGCCCATACTAATCCAAATGCTTTAACATCGAAAGAGTTGTCAGAAATGCTCAAGGATAACAGAGATCCTCAAGACAAGAAAGGATG GTTCGCATCCAAGGTAGAATGGCATATATTATACCACCTTTGCAGTGACAAAGATGGTTTTCTATACAAAGACACCATTAGAGGTGTTTATGATGGAAGCCTCTTTGAAAAGATGGCCAGGGACAGAGCTTCAGCCCACAAGAAAGAGTAG